A genome region from Bufo gargarizans isolate SCDJY-AF-19 chromosome 2, ASM1485885v1, whole genome shotgun sequence includes the following:
- the TBXAS1 gene encoding thromboxane-A synthase — translation MEESWVDGLDDTKVTFALIAGLLGLLYWYSISAFSQLQKMGIRHPKPTPFIGNVLLFRKGFWEGSSQILKKYGPISGYYLGRRPMVLLSDPEAVKQVLQKDFLNFTNRMKMNLATKPMSDSLLCLRDEHWKRVRSVLTPSFSAARMKEMCPLINQGCDVLLSNLQKFAVSGEPCNVQRCYACFTMDIVASVAFGTKVDSQKDPDHPLVQNSKKFLELFTPFKPVILLTLAFPSIMIPIARRLPNKKRDQINSFFGKVIKEMIALRDQQPPDKRRRDLLQLMLDARTCAANISVENFDIVNQADMAAHVRDEPSKKTTKTLNEEEILGQAFIFLIAGYETTSSLLSFTTYLLATHPECQEKLLREVDKFAENHDGADYNTVHDLPYMDMVISESLRMYPPAFRFAREAAADCTVMGCKIPSGTVLEIPIGCMQNDPKYWPEPEAFRPERFTAEEKQKRHPFLYLPFGAGPRSCIGMRLAILEAKITLYRILQKFRFEICSSTQIPLQVTALSTLRPKDGVFVRVVAR, via the exons GTATTCTATATCGGCTTTCTCCCAGTTGCAGAAAATGGGGATAAGACATCCTAAGCCGACTCCGTTCATTGGGAATGTGTTGCTGTTCCGGAAG GGCTTCTGGGAAGGATCCAGTCAGATTCTGAAGAAGTACGGACCTATCTCTGG GTATTACTTGGGACGACGTCCGATGGTTCTCTTGTCTGACCCGGAGGCCGTTAAGCAGGTTCTTCAGAAAGACTTTTTGAACTTTACTAACAGGATG AAGATGAACCTGGCGACCAAGCCAATGAGCGACAGTCTCCTTTGCCTCCGCGATGAGCACTGGAAACGTGTGCGCAGCGTCCTAACCCCGTCTTTTAGTGCAGCGCGTATGAAAGAG ATGTGCCCCCTCATAAACCAGGGATGTGATGTGCTGCTGAGTAACTTGCAAAAATTTGCCGTCTCTGGGGAACCATGTAACGTCCAAAG ATGTTACGCTTGCTTCACGATGGACATTGTCGCCAGTGTGGCATTTGGCACCAAAGTGGATTCCCAGAAAGATCCGGATCACCCACTAGTGCAGAACAGCAAAAAGTTCCTGGAACTGTTCACTCCATTCAAGCCTGTCATTCTGCTGACAT TGGCATTTCCGTCCATTATGATCCCCATTGCTCGCCGCCTTCCCAATAAGAAACGAGACCAGATAAACAGCTTCTTTGGCAAGGTCATCAAGGAAATGATCGCACTGCGAGACCAGCAGCCGCCAGACAAG AGACGCCGGGATTTACTGCAGCTCATGCTGGATGCCAGGACTTGTGCCGCAAACATTTCTGTGGAAAATTTTGATATTGTGAACCAGGCAGATATGGCAGCACATGTTAGGGATGAGCCCAGTAAGAAGACCACCAAGACACTGAATGAGGAGGAGATCTTGGGCCAGGctttcatcttcctcatcgccggCTATGAGACCaccagcagcctcctgtcatttacTACCTACCTGTTGGCCACCCACCCCGAGTGTCAGGAGAAGCTTCTAAGAGAAGTGGACAAGTTTGCGGAAAACCAT GACGGTGCAGACTACAACACAGTTCATGATCTGCCCTATATGGACATGGTGATCTCAGAGTCCCTGCGCATGTACCCCCCTGCGTTTAG GTTTGCCAGGGAAGCCGCTGCTGATTGCACAGTGATGGGGTGCAAAATACCATCTGGAACCGTGCTGGAGATTCCTATTGGTTGTATGCAGAATGATCCCAAATACTGGCCGGAGCCAGAGGCCTTCAGACCTGAGAG ATTTACAGCTGAAGAGAAGCAGAAGCGCCACCCCTTTCTCTACCTACCGTTTGGAGCTGGGCCCCGTAGTTGTATTGGCATGAGACTTGCCATCTTGGAAGCCAAGATCACCTTGTACCGGATCCTGCAGAAGTTTCGCTTTGAGATTTGCTCTTCTACTCAG ATCCCTCTCCAGGTCACTGCACTGTCCACCCTGAGGCCTAAGGATGGTGTTTTTGTCAGAGTTGTAGCTCGCTAG